The following DNA comes from Syntrophales bacterium.
ATCAGAGCGATGGAATCGAGATTGATGTTAAAGAGAAGAGTTGTACAGCCCATCCTTGCCGCAGCCAGGGCCGCCTCACAGCCAGCGTGACCTCCTCCCACCACGATAACGTCGTAGTTCTTATGCAAACCCATAGAATTCCTCTGTCCAGAGGGGCGATAGGCTATCGTCTCTTGCCTCTTGCCTAAAGAGAGAGTTATAAAGGCAAAAACAGAATAACACTTTTCCCCTCGAGAGTTCAACCCCGAAAGAACGGCACAACTTGTGTAATTAACAATTTTTATGTTATAAACTGCGCACGGGAAGCGATTGGAGTAAGATAATGACCCATCCGAAATTGGTCGAGACGATGAGCAAACCAGAATTCTATCCCCACATGCCGGAGAGGGTTGAACTAATCCAGACCCATGCCTCATACATATTTATCGCGGGGGATTGTGTTTACAAGGTCAAGAAGGCCGTTGATTTCGGTTTTCTTGATTTTACCGACCTCGATAAAAGGAAGTACTTCTGTCATGAAGAACTGAGGCTCAACCAGAGGCTGGCCCCGGAGACGTATCTTGAGGTTGTCGGGATCGGTGAGGATGTGGGTGGCAACATCGTCCTGGGAAGGGGAGAACATATCGTTGAATATGCCGTCAAGATGAGGAAACTCCCCCAGGAGAGGATGTTGAAAAAACTGCTCGCCGCGGGGGAGGTTGATGTTTCCATCATGGAAGCCATCGCCAGAAAGCTGGTGGACTTCCACAGGAACGCAGCGACGGGGGACAGGATCAATCTGACAGGGGGGATAGAGACGATCCGCCGCAACCACGACGAAAATTTTGCCCAGACAAAACCCTATCTCGAGATAACCATCCCTGAATACCAGTACCGGTTTATCAAATCCTATGCCGATGACTTTATGGATAAAAAGGAGGCCCTCTTCAGGAAAAGGGTGGCGGACCATAAAATCAGGGATTGCCATGGAGACCTGCACCTTGAGCATATCTGCATCACCGACAGCATTGTCATATTTGACTGTATCGAGTTTAACGAACGGTTCAGGTTTGAGGATGTGGCTGCCGAGGTGGCCTTCTTAGTCATGGACTTAGACTACAACGGTTACACGGAGTATGCCGATGCCTTTGTAAGGGCCTATATCGGATATGCCGGTGATGGTGATATCCATACCCTTCTCAATTTTTACAGATGCTACTACGCCTATGTGCGGGGTAAGGTCACGAGCTTCATGATAGATGATAAGACCATGCGAGAGGAAGGACGTCGGGTAGCTGTGGAGGCTGCCTCTCGTTATTTTGATCTGGCTTACACTTATGCTGCCCGCTTGGAAAAGCCGACCCTGATCCTGATGGCAGGACTGATGGGAACGGGAAAGAGCGTCCTGGCCAGAAATATTGCCCCCCGCCTTGGCGCCGAGGTCATTCGCACCGACGTTCTGCGTAAGAAGATTTTCCACCTCGCGCCCACGGAACGCCATTACGAAGATTTTGGCAAAGGCATATATTCCGATGAGGTCTCCCGGAGGACTTATGAAAAGGCGCTTGCCATAGCATGTGAAAAGCTCCAGGAGGGCAGATCGGTCATTATTGATGCTTCCTACAAAAGACGAGAAGAACGAATGAAGGCAGCGAGGGCGGCGGAAAAAGCCCTTGCCGACTTCTTTGTTATTGAGTGCATCTGCCCGGAAGAGGTCATTAAAGAGCGTCTTCATGCGAGGACGTCTGATTCGGACGAGACCTCGGACGGACGGTGGGAGCTTTTCCAGACCCAGAAGGGTGATTTTGACGAGATTACAGAGATTCCAGAAAAGAATCATCTGATCATAGATACCTCCCCGAAACCTGAGGAATCCGCACAAAGGACTATCTGGCAGATAAAGAGGAAAGAGGCGAGGGGCAAGAGGCGATAGGCGAGAGCCCATAGCCCCTCTAGCGGAGGGGGGACAGTTTCATCGTTTGGAAATGGCGGGTTGCCCTTTCTTTCAGGTCAGGGCTGTCAAAGTTCTTAACGATTTCTTTATCACTACAGTTGCCGAAAAAGGGACTTACCGTATCTTTTTCCGGATCCACCACCCATACCTGGATGTCCGTTTCCTTGCTATGTTGCTCTCTGTAGAAACGGATAAAGAGTACCGGGGTATTTTCCGTAGGAACAACGATTACCTGGGTCCCGTCGGGACACTGATGGGCGAAGGCGATAGTGGGGAGGAGAAGCAAACGAAGACTGGTGTTGTCTTTTGTTGCTGTAAGTTCTTTTGAGTCTATCGGTTCGTCTCGATTGACGATAGTGAAACAAGTGTAGCCTGATTTTTTTAGAAAGGAGGAGATCACCGTTTCCAGTTGGGGTAATATCATGGGAGCCCGTGTCCTGATGAGTCTCCTGAAGGCTTGTTCCATCTCATTCATGAAGGATCTGTGAACGTGAGGGGCGTAAAAGGCCTCCCCCAGATAATCTCTCCGCACCAGGGATGGGGAAAAGATGGATACGGGGTTACTGACTATACTCTCGAATATTATCTCTGCTGGCTCACCCCTTAGTTGTTCTTCTAATTGGGTCTTGCTCTCGTTGTCCAGCTTCTCGATCTCCGATCCTATTGCCTGCCTGATTTCCCCTTCAGAGACGACCTTGTACTCCGAGAGGTAGGAGGTAAGGTTAGAGAATATTTGTGGCAACACATTTTCCATGAGCTTTCCCCTGTTGAGGAAACAGTTCTGGTCATCAGCTCTGCTATGGCAATGACGGCAGGGGAATCGTCAGGGAGGAAGAGAAACGGTTTCCCTTCCCGGTCGTATCTGGTTATATTTTCATCGAGCGGAATGGTGCCCATGATTGCCATCCCCGATTCCCTGCAGAAATCACGGTCTTGCTCGGTTACCTTGTTGACTATCAGGCAGGATCTTGCAAATCTGACTTCTAATTTCTTTGCCAGTGCCTCGATCGCCTTTGCCGTTTCCGTTCCCCTTTTTGTAGGATCGGTGACTATAAAGAGGAAATCCATGTTACGTATGGTGCGGCGACTTATGTGCTCCATGCCCGCTTCGCAATCAATGACAGTATAGTCAAACTTCCCGTACATTTTGTCGAGCATGTGACGCATCATATCATTGATGAGACAGTAACACCCCGGCCCTTCAGGTCGTCCCACCGAGAGGAACTGGAAATCAGGTGTCTTTTCCACTATGCCCCAGAGTTGATTTTCTATCATCAGGTCCAGCGAGACGCTGCCTGGCGTGGGTTGGAGGGAATCCCTGTAGACTTCCTCCCGGATGTCACCCACGGTTTTCCTCACCCTTATCCCTAAGGCACTACTGAGACTCATAGCCGGATCGGCATCTATGGCCAGAATCTTAAGGTGTCCATCTTGCTGGGACAGTAGAGAGATCATTATTGAGGAGATAACGGTCTTTCCCGTACCTCCCTTCCCCGTAACGGCTATGGTGAGATTTCTGTTCAATAGATATTTCCTTACCAGGGAGCCCCTGGACCCTGGGGGGAGGGTGTTGTCTCTGGCGATTTTTTTGGGGCTTCTTCCTCGGCGAGATGTTTTTTGGTCTCACGGATGAAGTAACTTACCTTGTAATCGAGACCGAGGTTTGCGTAGTCTCTTGTAATCGTTTCAAATCTTCCCAAGGCCGCTTTATATCTCTTCTTCTTGAAGTAGAAGTTTCCCACGTAAAACTCATGTTCACCGAGTCTTTTTTTGCAATCCCTGAGCTTTTTTTCTGCCAGGAAGGAGAATTTGCTGCCGGGAAAGCGGGAGATCAGTCTTTCAAATTCTTTCCGTGCCTTCCATGTCTCTGACTGATCTCTATCTATACTGGACATCTGTTTATAATGACACATACCGAGCTGATATATCGCATAGGGGAGGTTTTCATTCGTCGGATGGAGATTGATAAAATCATTATAGGTCATTTCAGCTTCCGCATATTCACCTTGACTGAAATGGGAATCGGCGATACCTATCTCAGCAAGGAGGGCAACCTGACTCAAGGGATATTCCTCTTTCACCCTCTGGAAGAGTTTGATGGCCTTATCGTAACGACCCTTCCCGTAGTGGTTATACCCCTGCTGGTAGAGAGCTTCGGGTGTAGCCTTGGTCATGTCGGCACGTTTCCACCAGGCACATCCGGACAGAGAGAGCAGCAGGGCAAGGATAAACAGAAAAACTTTCTTACGACACACAATTCACCTCTTCAAGCGGGGAACATACTCAGGAGCCAGAAATCAGGAGACAGAATGAAAATAACTTTCTTTTGGTTCTTGGCTCTTGAGTAATTACAGGTTATAAACCCTTGTTGACAAATTCTATCAGACGATCCTTCGCTACCAGGCCAACAAGCGTATCCAGCACCTTCCCATCTTTAAACAGAATAAGGGTCGGTATGCTCTTTATGCCATATGCCGCCGCTTTATTGGGATTGTCATCCACATTGAGTTTCGTAACCTTGACGCGCCCTCTGTATTCCTCTGCGAGGTCGGCGATAATCGGGCCTATCGTCTTGCAGGGGCCACACCAGGGAGCCCAGAAATCAACCAGGGCAGGCTTTTCCGATTTAAGGATTTCCTCATCAAAGTTATTCTCATTAACATGGATTAAGGGACTTTCCTTTTCCATTGCGCTTGCCTCCTTTTCACTGGATGTGACTGTATGCCACATTAAACCCTCTGATGTCAAATGCTATTATTTATCCTGACATTGCAAGATCAGTCAGTAACCGGTAAATTTCCCATAGAATGACCGAGTCTTTGACAAATCTCCATGCATCTGTTACGATCCCTAATAATTTGAACTTTAGGTCACTTTAGGCACTTCCAACTTTAGGCACTTGACTTAAGATTTTATGGAACCTCTCGGCATCATAGCCGGTTCGGCGTTCTTCCAGAGGAGGGAGATTTTTGGGCCCCTGGAGGAAAAGATGGTGGAAAATGAGTTCGGCCAGGCCATTGTCTTCCTTTCCGATACAGTTATCCTTGTACCGAGGCATGGTAAAGAACCCCCGCATTATATCCTCCCCCATCTGATCAATCATCAGGCCAACCTGAGGGCATTGAGAGACTTTGGAGTTAGAGAAGTCATCGGGATCAATTCCACCGGTTCTCTGAGACGAGGACTAAAACCCGGGACGATCGTTGTCCCCCATGACTTTATCATGCTTTTTGGAGGGCCGACCATCTTTTCCGTAGAACCTGTCCACATTACGCCGGTCCTGAGTGAAGATCTCCGTCAGAGACTCATTGACGCAGCTATTGAATGCGGTTTTGATGTCGTCAGGGAAGGTATCTACTGGCAGACCAGAGGGCCAAGGCTGGAAACAAAGGCTGAAATCGCGATGATGTCGCAATTTGCGGATCTTGTGGGAATGACAATGGCCAGTGAGGCGGTAGTTGCAAAAGAACTGGATGTATCTTATGCGGCTCTCTGTTCGGTGGATAATTATGGTCATGGCCTCGGGGAGAGGGAGTTAACCATGGAAGAGATATCGCAGCATGCCGCCAGAAATGCCGAGGCAATGACAAGAATTATCACGAGCTATATGGAAAGGAGAAAGGGATGAAATTTTCCCAGAAAGGGGACGGCGGCGAGACAAGTTTACTCGGCGGACAGCGGATTCCGAAATACGATCCGAGACCGGATACCTACGGGACACTGGATGAAGCCAGCTCCGCTCTCGGTGTGGCTAGAGCGATGGCAAAAAATGGTAAGGTGAAGGAGATTATCCTCAGTGTCCAGAAGGATTTGCTTACCATAGGGGCGGACCTCTCCGCCCTGCCTGCCGATGTTCATCTGTTGAAGAGGAGAATCGGTGAGGGTGATGTCGTCTGTTTAGAGGAAATTATTGATGATCTGCAAAAGGATGTAAAATTAAAGGGTGAATTTATCTATCCGGGGGAGACAGTGGTGTCTGCCCAGATTGATGTGGGGAGAACAATTATCAGGAGGGCGGAGAGGAAGGCCGGAAGGCTCAAAATGGAGGGCCTGATCGCCAATGACGAGATCCTCAGGTACCTCAATCGCCTGGCCGACATGCTCTTTGTCCTGGCAAGATTTGAGGAACAGACGAGTCTGGTGGATTCGAGGTGATCCCCGTAGGGACAGAGGAAGATTGGATATTTTCGATCCCACAGAGAAAGCGGTGTTCCTTGAGAGGCCAAACCGTTTTACCATGGTTTGCAGGCTAAACAGAGAGGTGGTGAGGGAGGCCAAAGACAGGGGGAGTTACCTCCTCATTCTCAGGCTTCCCGAAAGGGTCAGTAGAGAGGTGGGAAAACTCGGTGAAGTGGTATTTAAAGAGGGGTACTATATCTATGTTGGTTCGGCCAGGAAAAATCTATCCAGGCGTATCCAGAGACACAAAAGGGCGCAAAAGAAGCTCTTCTGGCATATTGATTATCTGAGGGCAATTGCCGAATTTCACGCCGCCCTCCCCGTGCGCACGGAAGACCGCCTTGAATGCGAAATTGCCCATGCTGTAAAAGGAATCGCCGACTGGGAGGTACCCCGCTTTGGTTCCTCAGATTGCTCCTGCAATTCTCACCTCTTCGGGATGTTAAAAGATCCCTTCCAATCTGTCGCATTCATCTCTCTCCTTACATATTTCGGGGCAGATAGACTGATGGGGGAATGAAGGGGAGGAAGACAGGATAATTTCTGGTTGATAATTTATAGCTGATAATTTATAGCTGATAGCTGATAGCTTGAGTAATTATGGCAATGGAGATTAAAGGGCGATTGAGAATAGGGACACGGGGTAGCGATCTGGCACTGAAACAGACGCACGGCGTGGCGGAGAGGCTAAAGGAGAAATTTCCCGGCTTGCTGGTAGAAATTACCGTGATTAAAACTAAGGGGGACATCATGCAGGATGTCTCCCTCGTTAAGATAGGCGGGAAGGGTGTTTTTGTCAGGGAGATTGAGGAAGCGCTTCTCCGGGATGAGATTGATATTGCTGTGCACAGCATGAAAGATGTTCCTGTTGAACTTCCCGATGGTTTAGAGATTGGAGCCATGACGGAGAGAGAGGACCCCCGGGATGTCCTGATCTCGAGAGACGGCAGAAAGCTGGATGAACTTCCCCACGGCGCCCGCATCGGAACCGGCTCATTGCGAAGGGGGTTTCAGATGAAAAATCTCTTGCCGGCAATTGAAATCGTTCCTCTCAGGGGTAACCTGAATACAAGGATAAGGAAAGTGGAAACGGATAACCTCGACGGCGTTGTCGTTGCCGCAGCAGGGATAAGGAGGATGGGATGGGTTCATCGGGTATCTCAGTTTATACCGGTAGAGATGATGTTGCCCGCCGCCGGGCAGGGGGCAATTGGTATAGAACTCCGCAGGGATGATAAAAGGGTGAGAGATACCGTCTCCTTTATTAACCATCCATCGTCGTGGCTGGAAGTGACCGCGGAGAGGTCCTTTTTAAATGGGCTGGGTGGAGGTTGCCGCCTACCCATTGCCGCCTACGGGAAGAGGCACGGCGATGATCTGGTATTGATGGGTCTTGTGGGGGATAAGGACGGCCGTGTGATGATCAGGGATACTGTCAGAGGGCGTATTGAAGAAGGCGAGGCGCTGGGTAAGAAGCTGGCCGATAACATCTCATCAAGGGGTGGACGGGAGATACTGGAATCAGTCATCAGTCATAAGTCGTAAGTCATAAGATGAAAAAAGGGAAAGTCTATCTCATCGGGGCCGGGCCGGGTGACCCCGGTCTTATCACTGTCAGGGGGGTAAGATGCCTCCAGGTCTCTGATGTGGTTATCTATGACCACCTCGTCGGCCGGGAGGTTCTCTGCCATGCAAAGGACACCGCTCGCCTGATCCATGCAGGCAAGGAAGGGGGAAAACA
Coding sequences within:
- a CDS encoding AAA family ATPase → MTHPKLVETMSKPEFYPHMPERVELIQTHASYIFIAGDCVYKVKKAVDFGFLDFTDLDKRKYFCHEELRLNQRLAPETYLEVVGIGEDVGGNIVLGRGEHIVEYAVKMRKLPQERMLKKLLAAGEVDVSIMEAIARKLVDFHRNAATGDRINLTGGIETIRRNHDENFAQTKPYLEITIPEYQYRFIKSYADDFMDKKEALFRKRVADHKIRDCHGDLHLEHICITDSIVIFDCIEFNERFRFEDVAAEVAFLVMDLDYNGYTEYADAFVRAYIGYAGDGDIHTLLNFYRCYYAYVRGKVTSFMIDDKTMREEGRRVAVEAASRYFDLAYTYAARLEKPTLILMAGLMGTGKSVLARNIAPRLGAEVIRTDVLRKKIFHLAPTERHYEDFGKGIYSDEVSRRTYEKALAIACEKLQEGRSVIIDASYKRREERMKAARAAEKALADFFVIECICPEEVIKERLHARTSDSDETSDGRWELFQTQKGDFDEITEIPEKNHLIIDTSPKPEESAQRTIWQIKRKEARGKRR
- a CDS encoding AAA family ATPase, giving the protein MNRNLTIAVTGKGGTGKTVISSIMISLLSQQDGHLKILAIDADPAMSLSSALGIRVRKTVGDIREEVYRDSLQPTPGSVSLDLMIENQLWGIVEKTPDFQFLSVGRPEGPGCYCLINDMMRHMLDKMYGKFDYTVIDCEAGMEHISRRTIRNMDFLFIVTDPTKRGTETAKAIEALAKKLEVRFARSCLIVNKVTEQDRDFCRESGMAIMGTIPLDENITRYDREGKPFLFLPDDSPAVIAIAELMTRTVSSTGESSWKMCCHKYSLTLPPTSRSTRSSLKGKSGRQ
- a CDS encoding outer membrane protein assembly factor BamD, which translates into the protein MCRKKVFLFILALLLSLSGCAWWKRADMTKATPEALYQQGYNHYGKGRYDKAIKLFQRVKEEYPLSQVALLAEIGIADSHFSQGEYAEAEMTYNDFINLHPTNENLPYAIYQLGMCHYKQMSSIDRDQSETWKARKEFERLISRFPGSKFSFLAEKKLRDCKKRLGEHEFYVGNFYFKKKRYKAALGRFETITRDYANLGLDYKVSYFIRETKKHLAEEEAPKKSPETTPSPQGPGAPW
- the trxA gene encoding thioredoxin, with product MEKESPLIHVNENNFDEEILKSEKPALVDFWAPWCGPCKTIGPIIADLAEEYRGRVKVTKLNVDDNPNKAAAYGIKSIPTLILFKDGKVLDTLVGLVAKDRLIEFVNKGL
- a CDS encoding MTAP family purine nucleoside phosphorylase → MEPLGIIAGSAFFQRREIFGPLEEKMVENEFGQAIVFLSDTVILVPRHGKEPPHYILPHLINHQANLRALRDFGVREVIGINSTGSLRRGLKPGTIVVPHDFIMLFGGPTIFSVEPVHITPVLSEDLRQRLIDAAIECGFDVVREGIYWQTRGPRLETKAEIAMMSQFADLVGMTMASEAVVAKELDVSYAALCSVDNYGHGLGERELTMEEISQHAARNAEAMTRIITSYMERRKG
- a CDS encoding cob(I)yrinic acid a,c-diamide adenosyltransferase, encoding MKFSQKGDGGETSLLGGQRIPKYDPRPDTYGTLDEASSALGVARAMAKNGKVKEIILSVQKDLLTIGADLSALPADVHLLKRRIGEGDVVCLEEIIDDLQKDVKLKGEFIYPGETVVSAQIDVGRTIIRRAERKAGRLKMEGLIANDEILRYLNRLADMLFVLARFEEQTSLVDSR
- a CDS encoding GIY-YIG nuclease family protein; this translates as MDIFDPTEKAVFLERPNRFTMVCRLNREVVREAKDRGSYLLILRLPERVSREVGKLGEVVFKEGYYIYVGSARKNLSRRIQRHKRAQKKLFWHIDYLRAIAEFHAALPVRTEDRLECEIAHAVKGIADWEVPRFGSSDCSCNSHLFGMLKDPFQSVAFISLLTYFGADRLMGE
- the hemC gene encoding hydroxymethylbilane synthase is translated as MAMEIKGRLRIGTRGSDLALKQTHGVAERLKEKFPGLLVEITVIKTKGDIMQDVSLVKIGGKGVFVREIEEALLRDEIDIAVHSMKDVPVELPDGLEIGAMTEREDPRDVLISRDGRKLDELPHGARIGTGSLRRGFQMKNLLPAIEIVPLRGNLNTRIRKVETDNLDGVVVAAAGIRRMGWVHRVSQFIPVEMMLPAAGQGAIGIELRRDDKRVRDTVSFINHPSSWLEVTAERSFLNGLGGGCRLPIAAYGKRHGDDLVLMGLVGDKDGRVMIRDTVRGRIEEGEALGKKLADNISSRGGREILESVISHKS